A genome region from Streptomyces sp. S4.7 includes the following:
- a CDS encoding serine protease: protein MLAAISLQTTSASAAPVPDAPKTQAAAPLAPPVVGGTRAAQGEFPFMVRLSMGCGGSLYSSTIVLTAAHCVSGSGNNTSITATAGVVDLQSSSAIKVRSTKVLQAPGYNGAGKDWALIKLAQPINLPTLKIATTTQYNTGNFTVAGWGAATEGGGQQRYLLKATVPFVSDASCNSSYGGQIITSEEICAGFAAGGVDTCQGDSGGPMFRKDNADAFIQVGIVSWGNGCARPNYPGVYTEVSTFASAIASAASTL, encoded by the coding sequence ATGCTCGCCGCCATCAGCCTCCAGACGACCTCCGCCTCCGCCGCGCCCGTGCCGGACGCGCCCAAGACGCAGGCCGCGGCCCCCCTCGCCCCGCCCGTCGTCGGCGGCACCCGCGCGGCCCAGGGCGAGTTCCCCTTCATGGTCCGCCTCTCCATGGGCTGTGGTGGCTCGCTGTACTCCTCCACCATCGTGCTCACCGCCGCGCACTGTGTGAGCGGATCGGGCAACAACACCAGCATCACCGCCACCGCCGGTGTCGTGGACCTCCAGAGCAGCAGCGCCATCAAGGTCCGGTCCACCAAGGTCCTCCAGGCTCCCGGCTACAACGGCGCGGGCAAGGACTGGGCGCTCATCAAGCTCGCCCAGCCCATCAACCTGCCGACCCTGAAGATCGCCACCACCACGCAGTACAACACCGGCAACTTCACCGTCGCCGGCTGGGGCGCGGCCACCGAGGGCGGCGGCCAGCAGCGCTACCTCCTCAAGGCCACCGTGCCGTTCGTCTCCGACGCCAGCTGCAACTCCTCGTACGGCGGCCAGATCATCACCAGTGAAGAGATCTGCGCCGGCTTCGCCGCGGGCGGCGTCGACACCTGCCAGGGTGACTCCGGCGGCCCGATGTTCCGCAAGGACAACGCCGACGCCTTCATCCAGGTCGGCATCGTGAGCTGGGGCAACGGCTGCGCCCGGCCCAACTACCCCGGTGTCTACACCGAGGTCTCCACCTTCGCCTCCGCCATCGCGTCGGCCGCCTCCACACTCTGA
- a CDS encoding barstar family protein has product MTATYVIPGAEVTGLERFWQLIGEAVNGPDGYFGRNLDAFADCLGGGYGTPDDRDFVIEWRDHELSRRALGHQETARQLGLRLARVPEADRGLVQAQLDEAEAGRGPTVFDWLTEIIDERAPGVLRLL; this is encoded by the coding sequence ATGACTGCGACCTATGTGATCCCCGGGGCGGAGGTCACCGGCCTGGAGCGCTTCTGGCAGCTGATCGGCGAGGCCGTGAACGGACCGGACGGCTACTTCGGCCGCAACCTCGACGCGTTCGCCGACTGTCTCGGCGGCGGCTACGGGACGCCGGACGACCGGGACTTCGTCATCGAATGGCGCGACCACGAACTCTCGCGCCGCGCGCTGGGCCACCAGGAGACGGCGCGTCAGCTCGGGCTCCGGCTGGCCCGGGTGCCCGAGGCCGACAGAGGCCTGGTCCAAGCCCAGTTGGACGAGGCGGAGGCCGGGCGCGGCCCCACGGTCTTCGACTGGCTGACGGAGATCATCGACGAACGCGCGCCGGGCGTCCTGCGGCTGCTGTGA
- a CDS encoding chorismate mutase, whose protein sequence is MTTSDNGGNGDTGDDGGNGGIDRSVQAELDRLRGSIDNIDAAVVHMLAERFKCTQQVGLLKAAHHLPPADPARESRQITRLRELAENARLDPAFAEKLLNFIIAEVIRHHETIADGSGPRP, encoded by the coding sequence ATGACCACGAGCGACAACGGCGGAAACGGCGATACCGGCGATGACGGCGGCAACGGCGGCATCGACCGGTCCGTCCAGGCCGAGCTGGACCGGCTCCGCGGAAGTATCGACAACATCGACGCGGCCGTCGTCCACATGCTGGCCGAACGGTTCAAATGCACCCAGCAGGTCGGCCTCCTCAAGGCCGCGCACCACCTGCCGCCCGCCGACCCGGCCCGCGAGTCCCGGCAGATCACCCGGCTGCGGGAGCTCGCCGAGAACGCCCGCCTCGACCCCGCCTTCGCCGAGAAACTCCTCAACTTCATCATCGCCGAGGTGATCCGCCACCACGAGACGATCGCCGACGGCTCGGGACCCCGGCCCTGA
- a CDS encoding serine protease: protein MSFLRALKRCAVVGAVVLAGVSLQPTSASATPPPGPLVVGGTPAEQGEFPFMVRLSMGCGGALYEQDIVLTAAHCVDGSGPDTSITATAGVVDLESPDAIEVNSTEILQAPGYNGTGKDWALIKLAQPIDLPTLDIATDDSFNNGEFTVAGWGAATEGGGQERHLLKANVPFVSDADCEGAYSGSLVPAEEICAGFIDEGGTDTCQGDSGGPMFRDNGNGGWIQVGVVSWGQGCARPGFPGVYTEVSTFAADIQSAAAGL from the coding sequence TTGAGCTTCCTGCGTGCCCTCAAAAGATGTGCCGTCGTCGGCGCGGTCGTCCTCGCCGGTGTCAGCCTTCAGCCCACCTCCGCCTCGGCCACCCCGCCCCCGGGCCCGCTGGTCGTCGGCGGCACTCCTGCCGAGCAGGGTGAGTTCCCCTTCATGGTCCGCCTCTCCATGGGCTGCGGCGGCGCGCTCTACGAGCAGGACATCGTCCTGACCGCCGCCCACTGCGTGGACGGTTCGGGCCCCGACACGAGCATCACCGCCACGGCGGGCGTCGTGGACCTCGAGAGCCCGGACGCCATCGAGGTCAACTCGACCGAGATCCTCCAGGCTCCCGGTTACAACGGCACCGGCAAGGACTGGGCGCTGATCAAGCTCGCCCAGCCGATCGACCTGCCCACGCTGGACATAGCCACGGACGACTCGTTCAACAACGGCGAGTTCACCGTCGCCGGCTGGGGTGCGGCCACCGAGGGCGGCGGCCAGGAGCGGCACCTGCTCAAGGCCAACGTGCCGTTCGTCTCCGACGCGGACTGCGAGGGCGCGTACTCCGGCAGCCTCGTGCCTGCCGAGGAGATCTGCGCCGGCTTCATCGACGAGGGCGGCACGGACACCTGCCAGGGTGACTCCGGCGGCCCGATGTTCCGTGACAACGGGAACGGTGGCTGGATCCAGGTCGGCGTCGTCAGCTGGGGCCAGGGCTGCGCCCGGCCCGGCTTCCCGGGCGTCTACACCGAGGTGTCCACCTTCGCCGCCGACATCCAGTCGGCAGCGGCCGGTCTCTGA
- a CDS encoding DEAD/DEAH box helicase, translated as MTRSERPARAPRPAGKRPVNSRAKGPAKGSAKAPARRVARPQEFTLPETITPALPAVEAFDELDMPAGLLKTLNSLGVTEPFPIQGATLPNSLAGRDILGRGRTGSGKTLAFGLAMLARLAGRRAEPRAPYAMVLVPTRELAQQVTDALTPYATAVNLRMATVVGGLSISKQAGQLRRGAEVLVATPGRLKDLIERGDCRLDQVTITVLDEADQMADMGFMPQVTALLKQVRPDGQRMLFSATLDKNIDRLVRQYLTDPVVHSVDPSQGAVTTMEHHVLYVMDETDKKAVTMRIAAREGRVLLFLDTKRAVDRLVKRLLASGVRASGLHGGRSQPQRNRTLDQFKTGLVTVLVATNVAARGIHVDDLDLVVNVDPPVDHKDYLHRGGRTARAGESGSVVTLVLPEQKRDMTRLMSDAGIAPRSASVKSTDEELSRLTGAREPSGVAITIEVPQAAVQKPQKARASRPARRGNGAGSGGGGSRLGAAGGSGRGSRGGRRGRPPERGSDGGRRTAA; from the coding sequence ATGACTCGCTCCGAACGCCCGGCCCGCGCTCCCCGCCCGGCCGGCAAGCGCCCGGTCAACTCCCGTGCCAAGGGCCCCGCGAAGGGCTCGGCGAAGGCGCCGGCCCGCCGTGTCGCGCGCCCGCAGGAGTTCACGCTGCCGGAAACCATCACCCCCGCGCTGCCCGCCGTCGAGGCGTTCGACGAGCTCGACATGCCCGCGGGCCTGCTCAAGACCCTCAACTCCCTCGGTGTGACCGAGCCCTTCCCGATCCAGGGCGCCACCCTCCCGAACTCCCTCGCGGGCCGTGACATCCTCGGCCGGGGCCGCACCGGATCCGGCAAGACCCTCGCCTTCGGTCTCGCGATGCTGGCCCGTCTCGCCGGCCGCCGCGCCGAGCCGCGCGCACCGTACGCGATGGTGCTGGTGCCCACGCGTGAGCTTGCCCAGCAGGTCACGGACGCGCTCACCCCGTACGCCACCGCCGTCAACCTGCGGATGGCCACCGTCGTCGGCGGCCTGTCGATCAGCAAGCAGGCCGGGCAGCTGCGCCGCGGCGCCGAGGTGCTCGTGGCGACGCCCGGACGGCTCAAGGACCTCATCGAGCGTGGCGACTGCCGGCTCGACCAGGTCACCATCACGGTCCTCGACGAGGCGGACCAGATGGCCGACATGGGCTTCATGCCGCAGGTCACCGCGCTGCTCAAGCAGGTGCGCCCGGACGGGCAGCGGATGCTGTTCTCCGCGACGCTCGACAAGAACATCGACCGGCTCGTACGGCAGTACCTGACCGACCCCGTCGTCCACTCCGTCGACCCCTCCCAGGGCGCGGTCACGACGATGGAGCACCACGTCCTGTACGTCATGGACGAGACCGACAAGAAGGCCGTCACCATGCGCATCGCGGCGCGCGAGGGCCGGGTGCTGCTGTTCCTTGACACCAAGCGGGCCGTGGACCGGCTGGTCAAGCGGCTGCTGGCCAGCGGCGTACGGGCCTCGGGACTGCACGGCGGGCGCTCCCAGCCGCAGCGCAACCGCACGCTCGACCAGTTCAAGACCGGCCTGGTCACCGTGCTCGTCGCGACGAACGTCGCGGCTCGCGGCATCCATGTCGACGACCTCGACCTGGTCGTCAACGTCGACCCGCCCGTCGACCACAAGGACTATCTGCACCGCGGCGGACGCACGGCGCGCGCGGGTGAGTCCGGCAGCGTCGTGACCCTCGTTCTGCCCGAGCAGAAGAGGGACATGACGCGGCTGATGTCGGACGCGGGCATCGCGCCCCGCTCCGCCAGCGTCAAGTCGACCGACGAGGAACTGTCGCGGCTCACCGGTGCGCGGGAGCCCTCCGGGGTCGCGATCACCATCGAGGTGCCGCAGGCCGCCGTGCAGAAGCCGCAGAAGGCGCGCGCGTCGCGGCCGGCCCGGCGGGGCAACGGCGCGGGCTCGGGCGGCGGCGGGTCCAGGCTGGGCGCGGCCGGCGGGTCCGGACGCGGCAGCCGGGGCGGCCGTCGTGGCCGCCCGCCGGAGCGGGGCTCCGACGGCGGGCGCCGCACGGCGGCGTAG
- a CDS encoding ankyrin repeat domain-containing protein, with the protein MTNERTAGSDRARDELFSAVYEGRDDTVVALLRSGVPAEATDRDGQSALYAAAVSDEPGAVRVLLAAGADPERVSGEDGGDLPLCGAACGGHTEVVVALLAAGARPDRREAYGFTALAWAVGQGRADTVEALLAHGADPDLPGPGGGARDGEPPLVTAARRGSPSTVRALLRHGAGAREEALAEARRWTAPEAVEHELHAELLPVAGGGGGGGGGGGDETAVRRIEEDGGVTIVVETLKDGVPVASLERQTGHGAITTVLEESLGVRTPFDELAGRALRSGVPGRDDWREQVAALWRRGDEESFEAALAWCASDDPLRRAFAADVLGGLGELGDDRRTFADRALSPLRELCAGAGTPELIGAGVTALGKQGAAEGLPEILRHTGHPDAAVRRRVAVALTGLVPGDHEEGVAALTALSADIDGSVRERATAALAGVDADTPAIRAALAARLTDPVAVTAAEAARGLVVRRDPAAVDALARMLADGSVTGQARETAADAVGRLSDTAVRRRLAGLLPRGR; encoded by the coding sequence ATGACGAATGAGCGGACAGCGGGCTCCGACCGTGCGCGGGACGAGCTGTTCTCGGCCGTGTACGAGGGCCGGGACGACACCGTCGTCGCGCTGCTGCGCTCCGGCGTTCCCGCCGAGGCGACCGATCGGGACGGCCAGAGCGCGCTCTACGCCGCCGCGGTGAGCGACGAACCCGGCGCGGTCCGGGTGCTGCTGGCGGCGGGCGCCGACCCCGAGCGCGTGAGCGGGGAGGACGGCGGGGACCTGCCGCTGTGCGGCGCCGCGTGCGGCGGTCATACGGAGGTGGTCGTGGCCCTGCTGGCGGCGGGCGCGCGTCCCGACCGGCGCGAGGCGTACGGATTCACCGCGCTGGCCTGGGCCGTCGGGCAGGGACGCGCGGACACGGTGGAGGCGCTGCTGGCCCACGGGGCCGACCCCGACCTCCCCGGCCCCGGCGGCGGCGCCCGGGACGGTGAACCGCCGCTCGTGACGGCCGCGAGACGCGGCTCGCCGTCGACCGTACGGGCGCTGCTGCGGCACGGTGCGGGCGCGCGCGAGGAGGCGCTGGCCGAGGCGCGGCGGTGGACGGCGCCCGAGGCGGTGGAGCACGAACTGCACGCCGAGCTGCTGCCGGTGGCCGGCGGAGGCGGGGGCGGGGGCGGGGGCGGGGGCGACGAGACGGCGGTGCGCCGGATCGAGGAGGACGGCGGGGTGACGATCGTCGTCGAGACGCTGAAGGACGGCGTGCCGGTGGCGAGTCTGGAGCGGCAGACCGGGCACGGGGCGATCACCACCGTCCTGGAGGAATCCCTGGGCGTCCGGACGCCGTTCGATGAGCTGGCGGGTCGGGCGCTGAGGTCCGGGGTGCCCGGCCGGGACGACTGGCGGGAGCAGGTGGCCGCGCTGTGGAGGCGTGGTGACGAGGAGTCGTTCGAGGCGGCGCTCGCCTGGTGCGCGAGCGACGACCCGCTGCGGCGCGCGTTCGCCGCGGACGTACTCGGAGGGCTCGGGGAGCTCGGGGATGACCGGCGGACCTTCGCGGACCGGGCACTGTCGCCGCTCCGGGAGTTGTGCGCCGGGGCCGGTACGCCGGAGCTGATCGGCGCGGGCGTGACGGCGCTGGGGAAGCAGGGTGCGGCGGAGGGCCTGCCGGAGATCCTGCGGCACACGGGCCATCCGGACGCCGCGGTACGCCGCCGGGTGGCGGTCGCCCTGACCGGGCTCGTGCCGGGCGACCACGAGGAGGGGGTGGCGGCGCTGACGGCGCTCAGCGCGGACATCGACGGCTCGGTGCGGGAACGGGCGACGGCGGCCCTGGCGGGGGTCGACGCCGACACGCCCGCGATCCGCGCGGCCCTGGCGGCGCGGCTGACGGACCCGGTGGCGGTCACGGCCGCCGAGGCGGCCCGGGGGCTGGTGGTGCGCCGGGACCCGGCGGCGGTGGACGCCCTGGCCAGGATGCTCGCCGACGGGTCGGTGACCGGTCAGGCCCGCGAGACGGCGGCCGACGCGGTGGGCCGGCTGTCGGACACGGCGGTCCGGCGCAGGCTGGCGGGGTTGCTGCCGCGCGGCCGGTGA
- a CDS encoding VWA domain-containing protein gives MTTVPSAGGPAISLVKIEETAPALVGHYRAAGVSLRKHGMSGQRAAVHLVLDYSGSMREYYRDGSVQAFADRVLGLSANLDDDGVVPAVFFSTDVDAETDISLADHHGRIDRIVAGLGHMGRTSYHLAMDAVIDHYLDSGSTAPALVVFQTDGGPINRLAAERYLCKAAELPLFWQFVGFGNKRSSQFDFLRKLDELPVPRKRSVDNAGFFHAGPDSREVPDDVLYDRLVAEFPQWLAAARARGIVRS, from the coding sequence ATGACCACAGTGCCCTCCGCGGGAGGCCCCGCGATCAGCCTCGTCAAGATCGAGGAGACCGCTCCCGCGCTCGTCGGGCACTACCGTGCGGCGGGCGTGTCACTGCGCAAGCACGGAATGAGCGGTCAGCGCGCTGCCGTCCATCTCGTCCTCGACTACTCGGGGTCGATGCGCGAGTACTACCGGGACGGCAGCGTCCAGGCGTTCGCCGACCGGGTGCTCGGTCTCTCGGCCAATCTCGACGACGACGGTGTCGTCCCCGCCGTGTTCTTCTCCACGGACGTCGACGCCGAGACGGACATCTCACTCGCGGACCACCACGGCCGCATCGACCGCATCGTGGCCGGGCTCGGGCACATGGGCAGAACCAGCTACCACCTCGCCATGGACGCGGTGATCGACCACTATCTGGACAGCGGGTCCACCGCGCCCGCCCTGGTGGTCTTCCAGACCGACGGCGGGCCGATCAACAGACTCGCCGCCGAGCGTTATCTCTGCAAGGCGGCCGAACTGCCCCTGTTCTGGCAGTTCGTGGGCTTCGGCAACAAGCGCAGCTCGCAGTTCGACTTCCTCCGGAAACTTGACGAGTTGCCCGTCCCGCGGAAGCGGTCCGTCGACAACGCGGGCTTCTTCCACGCCGGACCCGACTCGCGGGAGGTGCCGGACGACGTGCTGTACGACCGGCTCGTCGCGGAATTCCCGCAGTGGCTCGCAGCGGCCCGCGCGCGGGGCATCGTACGGAGCTGA
- a CDS encoding ribonuclease domain-containing protein: protein MRIPPRIALIGGAAALLSTLLVGGTVATTASAAPLAVGDICYSDLPSQAHDTLDLIDAGGPYPYPQDGGVFQNREGILPQESTGYYHEYTVETPGSPDRGARRIVTGNEEQDYYTADHYESFDLVDHGC, encoded by the coding sequence ATGCGAATCCCCCCACGAATCGCCCTCATCGGCGGCGCGGCCGCCCTCCTGTCCACCCTCCTCGTCGGCGGTACGGTCGCGACCACGGCCTCCGCCGCCCCGCTCGCGGTCGGCGACATCTGCTACTCCGACCTCCCGTCCCAGGCGCACGACACCCTCGACCTGATCGACGCGGGCGGCCCCTACCCGTATCCGCAGGACGGCGGGGTCTTCCAGAACCGCGAAGGAATCCTGCCGCAGGAGTCCACCGGCTACTACCACGAGTACACGGTCGAGACGCCGGGCTCTCCCGACCGGGGCGCACGCCGCATCGTGACCGGTAACGAGGAGCAGGACTACTACACCGCCGACCACTACGAGTCCTTCGACCTGGTCGACCACGGCTGCTGA
- the pepN gene encoding aminopeptidase N — MSVLMRDEAQTRAQLIDVHRYTVALDLTTGDETFESRAAIHFTARAAGDTFIELKSALLRSVTLDGQPLDPAGLNENRLALPGLTAGEHELLVDATMRYSRTGEGMHRFTDPTDGETYLYTQLFLQDAQRVFAVFDQPDLKAVFELSLTAPEGWTVLGNSVATDHGGGHWSLAPTPPISTYLVAVAAGPWHSVRTEHAGLPFGIHCRRSLAPHLDIDADEILAITRACYDRYHEKFEEPYPFDSYDQAFVPEFNAGAMENPGLVTFRDEFVYRSAVTDTERQTRAMVIAHEMAHMWFGDLVTLTWWDDIWLNESFAEYMGYQTLTEATRYTDTWVAFGIDRKSWGYDADQRPSTHPVAPDPASVPDTAAAMLNFDGISYAKGASALRQLVAWLGEKDFLAGINTHFARHKFGNATLADFIDSLAASTDRDVHRWAEQWLRTSGVDTLTPTIGNANEGGTGTGGNGTETGWTLHVTRRGDRPHRIAVGAYDRDLVDPGRLAPRDRFEIDIPGQDGPTVRPGRRPDLVVLNDGDLGYAKVRLDDRSWATALDCLSGIPDPLTRAVVWNAARDMVRDGELAPTAYLEAARTHLPHESDLAVVQGVLGFAATQIADRYLTPDDRPAALATLTAICRALIRRTEDGNAPGLRLTAVRHFISAATQPDGIQDWLGSDSVPGGPELDPELRWRILYRLAVLGAVDDSAITDELTRDPSATGQEGAARCRAALPDGDAKAAAWERLFLTDDLSNHLFTATAQGFWQPEQTDLVRKYVPRFYTDAVELAERRGAAIAESAGRHAFPVHAVDPESLRLGEEYLSAPGILPALRRKLTDQLDDLRRALRVREG, encoded by the coding sequence ATGTCCGTACTGATGCGCGACGAAGCGCAGACCCGTGCCCAGCTCATAGACGTCCACCGGTACACGGTCGCCCTCGACCTGACCACCGGCGACGAGACCTTCGAATCCCGTGCCGCCATCCACTTCACCGCCCGCGCGGCCGGCGACACCTTCATCGAGCTGAAGTCCGCCCTGCTGCGCTCGGTCACCCTCGACGGACAGCCCCTGGACCCCGCCGGACTGAACGAGAACCGCCTCGCGCTCCCCGGACTCACCGCCGGCGAGCACGAACTGCTCGTCGACGCCACCATGCGCTACTCCCGCACCGGCGAAGGCATGCACCGCTTCACCGACCCCACCGACGGCGAGACCTACCTCTACACCCAGCTGTTCCTCCAAGACGCCCAGCGGGTCTTCGCCGTCTTCGACCAACCCGACCTCAAGGCCGTCTTCGAACTCAGTCTCACCGCCCCCGAGGGCTGGACCGTCCTCGGCAACTCGGTCGCCACCGACCACGGCGGCGGCCACTGGAGCCTCGCACCGACCCCGCCCATCTCCACCTACCTCGTGGCCGTCGCCGCCGGCCCCTGGCACTCCGTGCGCACCGAACACGCGGGCCTGCCCTTCGGCATCCACTGCCGGCGCTCCCTGGCACCCCATCTCGACATCGACGCCGACGAGATCCTCGCCATCACCCGCGCCTGCTACGACCGCTACCACGAGAAGTTCGAGGAGCCGTACCCCTTCGACTCCTACGACCAGGCATTCGTCCCCGAGTTCAACGCCGGCGCCATGGAGAACCCGGGCCTCGTCACCTTCCGCGACGAATTCGTCTACCGCTCCGCCGTCACCGACACCGAGCGGCAGACCCGCGCCATGGTCATCGCCCACGAGATGGCCCACATGTGGTTCGGCGACCTCGTCACCCTCACCTGGTGGGACGACATCTGGCTCAACGAGTCCTTCGCCGAGTACATGGGCTACCAGACCCTCACCGAGGCCACGCGCTACACCGACACCTGGGTCGCCTTCGGCATCGACCGCAAATCGTGGGGCTACGACGCCGACCAGCGCCCCTCCACCCACCCCGTCGCGCCCGACCCCGCCAGCGTGCCCGACACCGCCGCCGCGATGCTCAACTTCGACGGCATCTCCTACGCCAAGGGAGCCTCCGCGCTGCGCCAACTCGTCGCCTGGCTCGGCGAGAAGGACTTCCTCGCCGGCATCAACACACACTTCGCCCGGCACAAGTTCGGCAACGCCACCCTCGCCGACTTCATCGACTCCCTCGCCGCCTCCACCGACCGCGACGTCCACCGGTGGGCCGAACAGTGGCTCCGCACGAGCGGCGTCGACACCCTCACCCCCACCATCGGCAACGCCAACGAGGGCGGCACCGGGACCGGCGGCAACGGCACCGAGACCGGCTGGACACTCCACGTCACCCGGCGCGGCGACCGCCCGCACCGCATCGCCGTCGGCGCCTACGACCGCGACCTCGTCGACCCCGGCCGCCTCGCCCCCCGCGACCGCTTCGAGATCGACATCCCGGGACAGGACGGCCCCACCGTCCGCCCCGGCCGCCGCCCCGACCTCGTCGTCCTCAACGACGGCGACCTCGGCTACGCCAAGGTCCGCCTCGACGACCGCTCCTGGGCCACCGCACTCGACTGCCTCTCCGGCATCCCCGACCCGCTCACCCGCGCCGTCGTCTGGAACGCGGCCCGCGACATGGTCCGCGACGGCGAACTGGCCCCCACCGCCTACCTGGAAGCCGCCCGCACCCACCTCCCGCACGAATCCGACCTCGCCGTCGTACAAGGCGTACTCGGCTTCGCCGCCACCCAGATCGCCGACCGCTACCTCACCCCCGACGACCGCCCCGCCGCCCTCGCCACCCTCACCGCCATCTGCCGCGCCCTCATCCGCCGCACCGAGGACGGCAACGCGCCCGGCCTGCGCCTCACCGCCGTACGCCACTTCATCTCCGCCGCCACCCAACCCGACGGCATCCAGGACTGGCTCGGCTCGGACAGCGTCCCCGGCGGCCCCGAACTCGACCCCGAACTGCGCTGGCGCATCCTCTACCGCCTCGCCGTCCTCGGCGCCGTGGACGACTCCGCCATCACCGACGAACTCACCCGCGACCCCAGCGCCACCGGCCAGGAAGGCGCCGCCCGCTGCCGCGCCGCCCTCCCCGACGGCGACGCCAAAGCCGCCGCCTGGGAACGCCTGTTCCTCACCGACGACCTGTCCAACCACCTCTTCACCGCCACCGCCCAGGGCTTCTGGCAGCCCGAACAGACCGACCTCGTGAGGAAGTACGTCCCGCGCTTCTACACCGACGCCGTCGAACTCGCCGAACGCCGCGGCGCCGCCATCGCCGAATCCGCCGGACGCCACGCCTTCCCGGTGCACGCCGTGGACCCGGAATCACTGCGCCTCGGCGAGGAGTACCTGAGCGCCCCCGGCATCCTGCCCGCCCTGCGCCGCAAGCTCACCGACCAACTCGACGATCTGCGCCGCGCGTTGCGGGTACGGGAGGGCTGA
- a CDS encoding AraC family transcriptional regulator — MYQTWMRYFTPSPVHHRLGLVCLGVGLQHGPLPTVGPRVLDHHVAVVIGAGSGWYRDTEGHRTTVTAPALLWLIPGVPHHYGADPETGWDESFVDFTGPATTTYTELGYIETQRPVVPLTDATTARAAIGRIVRAARRGNPLLEVETGAAVHELLVALRRDRADISAEGELVLQALARDAFLPLSVAEHAARHGMSPAELRGAVRRSAGCSPKDYLLGIRLGRAKELLATTELPVAAVARRIGYDDPAYFSRLFTRRVGIPPVRFRERQGRTVPGGWSDRAPHPDHPPTITTPSP; from the coding sequence ATGTACCAGACCTGGATGCGGTACTTCACCCCCAGCCCCGTCCACCACCGCCTCGGCCTCGTCTGCCTCGGCGTCGGCCTCCAGCACGGCCCGCTGCCCACCGTCGGACCCCGCGTCCTCGACCACCACGTCGCCGTCGTCATCGGCGCGGGCAGCGGCTGGTACCGCGACACCGAAGGACACCGCACCACCGTCACCGCCCCCGCGCTGCTCTGGCTGATCCCCGGTGTACCGCACCACTACGGCGCCGACCCCGAGACCGGCTGGGACGAGAGCTTCGTCGACTTCACCGGCCCCGCCACCACCACGTACACCGAACTCGGCTACATCGAGACGCAGCGCCCCGTCGTCCCCCTCACCGACGCGACCACCGCACGCGCCGCCATCGGCCGCATCGTGCGCGCCGCACGGCGCGGCAACCCGCTCCTGGAGGTCGAGACCGGCGCCGCCGTCCACGAACTCCTCGTCGCACTGCGCCGCGACCGCGCCGACATCAGCGCCGAGGGCGAACTCGTCCTCCAGGCCCTCGCCCGCGACGCCTTCCTGCCGCTCTCCGTCGCCGAACACGCCGCACGCCACGGCATGAGCCCCGCCGAACTGCGCGGCGCCGTACGCAGAAGCGCCGGATGCAGCCCCAAGGACTACCTGCTCGGCATCAGACTCGGCCGCGCCAAGGAACTCCTCGCCACCACCGAACTGCCCGTCGCCGCCGTCGCCCGCCGCATCGGCTACGACGATCCCGCCTACTTCTCCCGGCTGTTCACACGCCGCGTGGGCATCCCGCCGGTCCGCTTCCGGGAACGCCAGGGCCGCACCGTACCCGGCGGCTGGAGCGACCGCGCCCCGCACCCGGACCACCCCCCGACGATCACGACGCCCTCTCCTTGA
- a CDS encoding cold-shock protein — MATGTVKWFNSEKGFGFIEQDGGGADVFAHYSNIATSGFRELQEGQKVSFDVTQGQKGPQAENIVPA; from the coding sequence ATGGCTACTGGAACCGTGAAGTGGTTCAACTCGGAAAAGGGCTTCGGCTTCATCGAGCAGGACGGCGGCGGCGCCGACGTCTTCGCCCACTACTCGAACATCGCCACCTCGGGCTTCCGTGAGCTCCAGGAGGGCCAGAAGGTCTCGTTCGACGTCACGCAGGGCCAGAAGGGCCCGCAGGCGGAGAACATCGTCCCGGCCTAG